One Timaviella obliquedivisa GSE-PSE-MK23-08B DNA window includes the following coding sequences:
- a CDS encoding Zn-dependent hydrolase, which yields MTVLSMIAVNGDRLNASITRLAKIGRLPNGNICRLAFTPEDLQARYLVQQWMVEAGMAVRTDAAGNLIGTYAGRRVGAPSLATGSHVDTVPSGGEYDGTLGVLAGIEAVRVLRENNIHLNHPIEVIVFTDEESSMIGCQAMAGMVKLKDDSLAEHLERIGGNWDEIGTAKRTREDMAAFIELHVEQGAVLERSQKQIGIVQGVVGMLRQAISITGQANHAGTTPMDGRQDALVAAAQVVLFVQSIALKMPSQPVATVGFLTVAPNAVNIVPGQVELTVDMRDLSQACLDEMKELLDQELEAIAIDTNTQITVSPILVVEPTPAAALVQQAIEKTCQQFDLSYCHLPSRAGHDALEMGRFTDMGMIFVPSEAGVSHSGEEYTSPEQCIQGANVLLNTLLQLDEIYS from the coding sequence ATGACAGTTCTTTCCATGATTGCGGTGAATGGCGATCGCCTTAACGCCAGCATTACCCGATTAGCAAAAATCGGTCGCTTACCCAATGGCAATATTTGTCGTCTTGCTTTTACTCCAGAAGACTTGCAGGCGCGCTATTTAGTGCAGCAATGGATGGTAGAAGCAGGCATGGCAGTTCGCACCGATGCGGCGGGTAACCTAATTGGCACCTACGCAGGGCGAAGAGTCGGAGCGCCATCATTAGCAACCGGGTCGCATGTTGATACAGTACCATCCGGTGGAGAATATGATGGGACATTAGGCGTACTAGCAGGGATTGAGGCGGTGCGGGTGCTGCGGGAAAACAACATTCATCTAAACCATCCCATTGAGGTGATTGTGTTTACTGACGAAGAGAGTTCAATGATTGGCTGTCAGGCAATGGCAGGCATGGTGAAGCTTAAAGATGATTCTTTGGCAGAGCATTTAGAGCGCATTGGTGGCAACTGGGATGAGATTGGCACAGCAAAACGGACGAGAGAAGATATGGCAGCATTTATTGAACTTCATGTGGAGCAAGGCGCGGTTTTAGAGCGATCGCAAAAACAAATTGGTATTGTGCAAGGCGTTGTCGGGATGTTGCGTCAGGCAATTAGCATTACGGGGCAAGCTAACCACGCAGGCACTACGCCCATGGACGGCAGGCAGGATGCTTTGGTCGCAGCAGCCCAGGTTGTGTTGTTTGTGCAATCGATCGCCCTTAAAATGCCGAGCCAACCTGTCGCAACGGTGGGCTTTTTGACGGTTGCACCCAATGCAGTCAACATTGTGCCAGGACAAGTCGAACTAACGGTCGATATGCGGGATCTGTCGCAGGCTTGCCTCGATGAAATGAAGGAATTGCTGGATCAAGAGCTAGAAGCGATCGCCATTGACACTAATACTCAAATCACTGTCAGTCCTATCTTAGTGGTAGAACCCACGCCAGCAGCGGCTTTAGTGCAGCAGGCGATCGAGAAGACCTGTCAACAGTTTGACCTCAGCTACTGCCATTTGCCCAGCCGAGCCGGACATGATGCACTAGAAATGGGGCGCTTTACCGACATGGGGATGATTTTTGTACCCAGCGAAGCAGGGGTGAGTCATTCGGGAGAAGAATATACATCGCCTGAGCAATGTATTCAGGGTGCTAACGTTTTGCTGAATACGCTATTGCAGCTAGACGAGATTTATTCATAG
- a CDS encoding methyltransferase domain-containing protein, with protein MQLQPTQRSKMDESNDLSFYDTPRFVTHVDDGFIQQLTDLYRDRLQPQTRIFDMMSSWVSHLPEDVKFAHVEGHGMNEDELAKNPRLDHYFVQNLNQNQLLPLPDQSFDAVLNTVSVQYLQHPEAVFAEIYRILKPGGIAIISFSNRMFPNKAIAAWRDSSEGDRVEWVKAYFAAIPGFSQPEVIARPSSSFMQMLGMGSDPFYAVIATRQN; from the coding sequence ATGCAGCTTCAACCCACTCAACGATCCAAAATGGATGAGTCTAACGATTTATCTTTTTACGATACTCCGCGCTTTGTCACTCATGTTGATGATGGTTTTATTCAACAGTTAACGGATTTGTACCGCGATCGCCTTCAGCCTCAAACTCGCATTTTTGACATGATGAGCAGTTGGGTTTCGCACTTGCCCGAAGACGTGAAATTCGCGCACGTTGAAGGGCATGGAATGAATGAAGACGAACTAGCGAAAAATCCTCGGCTAGATCATTATTTCGTGCAAAATCTGAACCAGAATCAGCTTTTGCCTTTGCCTGACCAGTCCTTTGATGCAGTCTTGAATACGGTTTCGGTGCAGTATTTGCAGCATCCTGAAGCGGTGTTCGCTGAGATTTACCGCATTCTTAAACCGGGTGGTATTGCCATCATTAGCTTTTCTAACCGAATGTTTCCCAATAAAGCGATCGCGGCTTGGCGCGATAGTTCAGAGGGCGATCGGGTGGAATGGGTGAAAGCATACTTTGCAGCGATTCCTGGATTTAGCCAGCCGGAGGTGATTGCACGCCCTTCCTCTAGCTTCATGCAAATGTTAGGGATGGGAAGTGATCCATTTTATGCCGTGATAGCAACTCGACAGAACTAG
- a CDS encoding TOBE-like domain-containing protein, producing the protein MGIVVEAVSKQFGSFKALDQVSVEIKTGGLVALLGPSGSGKSTLLRLIAGLEMPDTGKIFLTGKDATYTSVQERSIGFVFQHYALFKHLSVRRNIAFGLEIQKAPKFKIKAKVEELLELVQLSGLGDRYPSQLSGGQRQRVALARALAVEPKVLLLDEPFGALDAKVRKDLRVWLRRLHDEVHVTTVFVTHDQEEAMEVSDEIVVMNKGQIEQVGTPAQIYDHPATPFVMSFIGPVNVLPSSSRIFQNNGFDSPHPEVFLRPQDVMIETQTNGSSVGARVSRIIHLGWEVQAELTLDDGQVVAAHLTRDRFDELNLQPQQRVYIKPKEAKAFPLHYSI; encoded by the coding sequence GTGGGCATTGTTGTTGAAGCCGTATCTAAGCAATTTGGTAGCTTTAAAGCGCTCGATCAGGTCAGCGTAGAAATTAAAACGGGTGGGTTGGTTGCGCTCTTAGGGCCCTCTGGTTCAGGCAAGTCTACCTTGCTACGGCTGATTGCAGGCTTAGAAATGCCCGATACTGGCAAAATATTTTTGACTGGGAAAGATGCCACCTATACCAGCGTGCAAGAACGAAGTATTGGTTTTGTCTTTCAGCACTATGCTTTGTTCAAGCATTTATCGGTACGCAGAAATATTGCCTTTGGGCTAGAGATTCAAAAAGCGCCCAAGTTCAAGATTAAAGCAAAGGTAGAGGAGTTACTGGAGTTGGTGCAGTTGTCAGGACTGGGCGATCGCTATCCCTCCCAACTTTCTGGGGGACAACGCCAGCGGGTCGCCCTAGCACGAGCTTTAGCCGTCGAACCCAAAGTGCTGCTTTTAGATGAACCCTTCGGCGCTTTAGATGCCAAAGTGCGCAAAGACCTGCGGGTATGGCTGCGGCGACTCCACGACGAAGTTCATGTCACGACAGTCTTTGTCACCCATGACCAAGAAGAAGCCATGGAAGTTTCAGACGAAATTGTAGTCATGAACAAAGGGCAGATTGAGCAAGTCGGCACCCCAGCCCAGATTTACGACCATCCAGCAACGCCCTTCGTCATGAGCTTTATTGGCCCCGTCAATGTGTTGCCTAGCAGCTCTCGCATTTTTCAAAACAATGGGTTTGATTCGCCTCATCCTGAAGTGTTTCTGCGTCCGCAAGACGTAATGATTGAAACTCAGACAAATGGGTCAAGTGTAGGGGCAAGGGTCAGCCGAATTATTCACTTAGGATGGGAAGTACAGGCAGAACTCACGTTAGATGATGGTCAGGTGGTTGCCGCTCATTTAACGCGCGATCGCTTTGATGAACTGAACCTTCAGCCCCAACAGCGCGTCTATATTAAACCTAAAGAAGCTAAAGCCTTCCCACTGCATTACTCTATCTAA
- a CDS encoding alpha/beta hydrolase: MQQHSTSIAIHDLSTASHPVLGGIVRTYQWNWKNRPVTVVYEVLGEGSPILLLPAFSSVSSREEMRGVAQLLAPYFQVIVPDWLGFGESSRLSFEYDSKIYHKFLNNFVTQVFNEPVVVIAAGHAAGYVMQMASREPAPWSWAVLVAPTWRGPLPTMGDRPKLYSFIRAVVRTPILGQFLYLLNTTRMFLGWMYRRHVYGDRRNVTRDLIRQKWKSTQKRGARFASVAFVTGGLDPVRSRAEFFDYFQPLPVPTLMVIGEQTPPKSREEMEVVAHFSQVQSFRMPGALGLHEEYPEQLIEGILPFLRKYLSLSNPL; this comes from the coding sequence ATGCAGCAGCATTCTACCTCTATAGCAATCCATGATTTATCTACTGCCTCTCACCCAGTCTTGGGGGGCATTGTTCGCACTTACCAATGGAATTGGAAAAATAGACCTGTTACAGTAGTCTATGAGGTGCTGGGCGAAGGTAGCCCAATTTTGCTCTTACCCGCTTTCAGCAGTGTCTCTAGCCGTGAAGAAATGCGAGGCGTTGCCCAGCTTTTAGCCCCCTATTTCCAAGTTATTGTGCCTGACTGGCTTGGCTTTGGTGAGTCGAGCCGTCTCTCTTTTGAATATGACTCGAAGATCTACCACAAGTTCTTAAATAATTTTGTCACCCAGGTATTCAACGAACCTGTGGTTGTAATTGCTGCCGGACACGCGGCTGGATACGTGATGCAAATGGCAAGCAGAGAACCTGCGCCTTGGTCATGGGCGGTACTGGTGGCTCCTACCTGGCGAGGGCCTCTACCCACAATGGGCGATCGCCCCAAACTCTACAGCTTCATTCGGGCAGTGGTGCGGACTCCTATTTTGGGGCAGTTTCTTTATCTACTGAATACAACCCGGATGTTTTTGGGGTGGATGTATCGGCGGCATGTGTATGGCGATCGCCGCAATGTCACTCGTGATCTCATTCGACAAAAGTGGAAAAGTACCCAAAAGCGGGGAGCCAGATTTGCCTCGGTTGCTTTTGTGACGGGAGGGCTAGATCCGGTTCGTAGCCGTGCCGAATTTTTTGATTATTTCCAGCCTTTGCCTGTTCCCACATTGATGGTTATTGGTGAGCAAACGCCGCCCAAATCGCGGGAAGAAATGGAGGTGGTTGCTCATTTCTCGCAGGTGCAATCGTTCCGAATGCCAGGTGCGCTGGGGTTACATGAGGAATATCCAGAACAGTTGATAGAAGGAATTTTGCCTTTCCTCAGGAAGTACTTATCGTTAAGCAATCCCCTTTAA
- a CDS encoding DUF924 domain-containing protein yields MATLEEVLQFWFSDPQSEEAQYSRRRKVWFSKNPEIDQTIHRRFLMTYEQAASGELDGWQATPAGCLALILLLDQFPRNLFRGQPQAFATDPQARILALRAIAQGFDQSLAPIQRIFIYLPLEHGETLSDQHQSVTLFQQLTDQNPELADVLDYAVRHQIVIERFGRFPHRNAILGRTSTAAELEFLNQPGSSF; encoded by the coding sequence ATGGCAACCCTTGAAGAAGTTTTGCAATTTTGGTTTAGCGATCCTCAATCTGAGGAGGCGCAATATTCGAGGCGGCGTAAAGTTTGGTTTAGTAAGAACCCTGAGATCGACCAGACTATCCATCGCCGTTTTTTAATGACCTATGAACAAGCAGCTTCCGGCGAACTAGATGGCTGGCAAGCAACGCCAGCGGGTTGTTTGGCATTAATTTTGCTCCTCGATCAGTTTCCACGGAATCTTTTTCGAGGGCAGCCCCAAGCATTTGCTACTGATCCTCAAGCACGGATACTGGCGTTACGGGCGATCGCTCAAGGGTTCGATCAATCTTTAGCTCCTATCCAGCGCATTTTCATCTACCTTCCTCTAGAGCACGGTGAAACCCTGAGTGATCAGCATCAGTCAGTCACTCTGTTTCAACAGCTTACAGACCAAAACCCAGAACTCGCCGACGTACTAGATTATGCCGTTCGCCACCAGATCGTCATCGAACGTTTTGGGCGATTTCCCCACCGCAACGCCATTTTAGGAAGAACATCGACTGCCGCAGAGTTAGAGTTTTTAAATCAACCGGGTTCGTCTTTCTGA
- a CDS encoding PQQ-binding-like beta-propeller repeat protein: MLLESSPPVHRMTHPSPTLQQRTVRPIGVYALHGLASDGNKLMALDSVRGYVLQVDCANDNTTVLNPFNIKQFVDAQGLAIWGEQVWFVQDNRVYWCTLQDFTPRSFVTLPYPVNGVAVWQSTVYIACQKAGYILVYDATTGKRITQFAAPGVGEENLTVRDEELWVCDRVEQTVYCMDRATGEINYSILTPFDSPCALAFHPAPGDEGRDCLYVAYAGEEAYIRDDPNNLDNPYQLTFRDRTFIHPLYFSRNEAEHYTLSNGYLIEMSYIEELSPLEDVAVDQLEWRIALPAETTRQKLVKIEAIGVPFTEEQQDGQRVAVFRFDRLTPHEGRLFGWKALLEVRSIKYYLKPEQVEKIPPLSLEFQTRYLVDDDDLAMDTPTIRRAAEEAIGTETNILRKILKIRNYVYDRMSYGIKPHIDSPDVALERGVGSCGEYVGILLALARLNGIACRTVGRYKCPPQPEKQGVPLQPEFNHVWIEFYVPGFGWLPMESNVDDIAENGPYPTRFFMGLPWYHAEMSKGISFEKIAAPALPEEISIGNLALNHIRFTILGELPPPE, from the coding sequence ATGTTGCTCGAATCTAGTCCCCCTGTACACCGAATGACTCACCCAAGCCCAACGTTACAGCAGCGGACGGTTCGTCCCATTGGTGTGTACGCCTTGCACGGACTTGCCTCTGATGGCAACAAGCTGATGGCGCTAGACTCTGTGCGCGGATACGTGCTTCAAGTGGATTGCGCTAATGACAACACAACGGTGCTTAATCCGTTCAACATTAAGCAGTTTGTTGATGCCCAAGGGCTAGCAATTTGGGGCGAGCAGGTTTGGTTCGTTCAAGACAACCGAGTTTACTGGTGTACGCTACAAGACTTTACACCTCGATCGTTTGTAACGCTACCCTATCCGGTCAATGGAGTGGCGGTTTGGCAGTCTACGGTGTACATTGCTTGTCAAAAAGCGGGCTATATTTTGGTTTATGATGCCACGACGGGGAAACGAATTACCCAGTTTGCGGCACCGGGAGTAGGCGAAGAAAACCTGACGGTGCGAGACGAAGAACTATGGGTGTGCGATCGCGTTGAGCAAACGGTTTACTGCATGGATCGGGCAACGGGCGAGATTAATTACAGCATTCTCACGCCTTTTGATTCCCCTTGTGCGCTTGCGTTCCATCCGGCTCCTGGTGACGAAGGTCGGGATTGTCTCTATGTGGCATATGCTGGGGAAGAAGCTTACATTCGTGACGACCCGAATAACTTAGATAATCCTTATCAACTCACGTTTCGCGATCGTACCTTTATTCATCCTCTTTATTTTTCTCGTAACGAAGCCGAACATTACACCTTGTCCAACGGCTATTTGATCGAGATGTCCTACATTGAAGAGCTTTCTCCATTAGAAGATGTTGCCGTTGATCAGTTAGAGTGGCGCATTGCCCTACCTGCAGAAACCACTCGCCAAAAGCTCGTCAAAATTGAGGCGATCGGGGTGCCCTTTACTGAAGAACAGCAAGATGGTCAGCGGGTTGCGGTCTTTCGGTTCGATCGCCTCACCCCTCACGAAGGACGACTGTTTGGCTGGAAGGCACTGCTCGAAGTTCGCAGCATTAAATACTATTTGAAGCCCGAACAAGTTGAGAAAATACCGCCGCTGTCATTAGAATTCCAGACGCGGTACTTGGTGGATGACGACGATTTAGCCATGGATACGCCCACAATTCGGCGAGCGGCGGAAGAGGCGATCGGCACTGAAACAAATATTCTGCGCAAGATTCTAAAGATTCGTAACTACGTGTACGATCGCATGTCCTACGGCATTAAGCCCCACATTGACTCGCCCGATGTTGCCCTAGAGCGAGGTGTGGGTTCTTGTGGGGAATATGTCGGTATTTTGCTGGCGTTGGCAAGGCTCAATGGCATTGCTTGTCGCACAGTTGGTCGTTACAAATGTCCTCCTCAACCTGAGAAACAAGGCGTACCGCTGCAACCTGAATTTAATCATGTATGGATTGAATTTTACGTGCCTGGGTTCGGTTGGTTGCCCATGGAATCTAACGTAGACGATATTGCTGAAAATGGTCCTTATCCCACCCGCTTTTTTATGGGGCTACCCTGGTATCACGCGGAAATGAGTAAAGGCATTTCGTTTGAGAAAATTGCTGCTCCTGCTTTACCCGAAGAGATTTCTATTGGAAACTTAGCCTTAAACCATATTCGGTTCACAATTTTAGGGGAGTTGCCGCCGCCTGAGTGA
- a CDS encoding ABC transporter permease, with product MSQTVTRPQPNSSDRSTSAIVPPTSEFSDFVQETSALTRRLFIQLQRRPSTLIAGIIQPVMWLVLFGALFQNVPPGLFGGTQNYGQFLSAGVLVFTAFGGALNAGLPVMFDREFGFLNRLLVAPLASRFSIVLASAIFIATLSLVQTAVILTMSAFLGAGLPAPLGLGLVVTIVLLLVLGVTALSLGLAFSLPGHIELIAVIFVTNLPLLFASTALAPLSFMPTWLQIVASLNPLTYAIEPIRYIYLHPNWSLGSVVMQTPFAEVTLLSALLVLTGFSAIALLSIRSLLRRSFA from the coding sequence ATGAGTCAGACCGTTACTCGACCCCAACCCAATTCCAGCGATCGCTCAACTAGCGCGATCGTCCCTCCAACCTCCGAATTCAGCGACTTTGTTCAAGAAACTTCAGCTTTGACTCGGCGATTGTTCATTCAGCTTCAGCGTCGCCCCTCAACCCTGATCGCTGGAATTATTCAACCCGTCATGTGGTTAGTTTTGTTCGGCGCACTGTTCCAAAATGTTCCCCCTGGACTGTTCGGCGGTACGCAAAACTATGGGCAGTTTTTGTCGGCTGGAGTGCTGGTGTTCACGGCTTTTGGCGGCGCATTGAATGCGGGCTTACCCGTCATGTTTGACCGAGAATTTGGTTTTCTCAATCGGTTGCTGGTAGCGCCCTTGGCTTCGCGCTTCTCCATTGTCCTTGCTTCTGCCATCTTTATTGCCACCTTGAGCTTGGTGCAAACGGCTGTCATTCTGACCATGAGCGCTTTTTTAGGAGCAGGCTTACCCGCTCCTTTAGGACTGGGGCTAGTGGTTACCATTGTGCTGTTGTTGGTTTTGGGTGTCACAGCGCTGAGCCTGGGACTGGCTTTTTCTCTACCTGGACACATTGAACTGATTGCAGTAATTTTTGTGACGAATCTGCCACTGTTGTTTGCCAGTACAGCGTTGGCTCCTCTGTCATTTATGCCAACCTGGTTGCAAATTGTGGCGAGTCTCAATCCTTTGACCTACGCGATCGAGCCGATTCGATACATTTATCTGCACCCCAACTGGTCACTAGGCAGCGTGGTCATGCAAACGCCTTTTGCCGAAGTTACCCTGCTATCTGCATTGCTGGTGCTGACAGGATTCAGCGCGATCGCCCTATTGAGCATTCGTTCTTTGTTGCGCCGCAGCTTTGCCTGA
- a CDS encoding lipase family protein, with protein MVQNEWFKTFDFDAHTGQYSSKNALACGKLSWLAYYAKDEIREVLKSWNFTKFRFFDLGVTQAFVVADAEKIILTFRGTDCMKDWLGNFDIDLVGGPFGGKVHEGFSRSLSLIWKDIQLTFDLLQPRRIATQTEMVQGDLKTTKAPSLWVTGHSLGAALATLSVARLREKDQMVHGLYTFGSPRVGDRKFQEEYNSDFRSRTFRFVSKNDAVTRVPMRTLFYSHVGQLFYIDDDETIHTDPSFWYRFVDGIEVRLKDIADLDLSTIENHKIEYYVRALEKNKALKIEDFA; from the coding sequence ATGGTACAGAACGAATGGTTTAAGACATTTGATTTTGATGCGCATACAGGTCAGTACAGTTCTAAAAATGCTCTTGCTTGCGGAAAGCTATCTTGGCTCGCTTATTACGCCAAAGACGAAATTCGGGAAGTTCTAAAAAGTTGGAACTTTACGAAGTTTAGATTTTTTGATCTAGGCGTTACGCAAGCCTTTGTGGTAGCTGATGCTGAGAAAATCATTCTGACCTTTCGGGGTACAGATTGCATGAAAGACTGGCTAGGAAACTTTGATATTGATTTAGTGGGCGGTCCGTTTGGCGGTAAGGTTCATGAAGGTTTTTCGCGATCGCTCAGCCTCATCTGGAAAGACATTCAACTGACGTTTGACTTGCTGCAACCCAGACGTATTGCCACTCAAACAGAAATGGTTCAAGGCGACCTGAAGACAACCAAAGCGCCTTCCCTGTGGGTAACGGGGCATAGCTTAGGAGCAGCATTAGCGACTTTATCGGTTGCCAGACTAAGGGAAAAAGATCAAATGGTACATGGTCTTTATACTTTCGGTTCACCTCGGGTGGGCGATCGTAAGTTCCAAGAAGAATATAACAGCGACTTTCGTTCTAGAACATTTCGCTTCGTTAGTAAAAACGATGCCGTTACCCGCGTTCCTATGCGAACTTTGTTTTACAGCCATGTCGGGCAACTTTTTTATATTGACGATGATGAAACAATCCACACCGATCCATCTTTTTGGTATCGCTTTGTCGATGGCATTGAGGTGCGTCTCAAAGACATTGCCGATCTTGATTTGTCAACGATCGAAAATCATAAAATAGAATATTACGTTAGAGCCTTAGAGAAAAATAAAGCTCTAAAAATAGAGGACTTTGCCTAG
- a CDS encoding phosphoribosyltransferase domain-containing protein, giving the protein MSDLYISWTDYHQKIEQLAANIHQSGWQFNQIVCLAKGGLRVGDILARIFDQPLAILATSSYGGINNQVRGSITFGRDLTMTTANLGSHVLLVDDLVDSGVSLKRTLVWLDRYYGFYIEEVRSAVLWYKDCSAIAPDYYVDRLTDNPWIHQPFEIYEQMKPEDLLKKNLIQKDEPG; this is encoded by the coding sequence ATGTCAGACCTTTACATCTCTTGGACAGATTATCACCAAAAAATTGAGCAACTCGCTGCTAATATTCATCAGTCAGGCTGGCAGTTCAATCAAATTGTATGCCTTGCAAAGGGTGGGTTACGAGTCGGCGATATTTTAGCGCGGATCTTTGATCAACCCTTGGCAATTTTGGCAACTTCCTCCTACGGTGGCATCAATAACCAGGTTCGCGGTTCTATTACTTTCGGGCGTGACCTGACAATGACGACTGCTAACTTGGGCAGCCATGTTCTGCTAGTCGATGATTTGGTCGATTCGGGAGTTAGCCTCAAGCGAACGTTGGTGTGGCTCGATCGTTACTACGGATTTTACATTGAAGAAGTGCGGAGTGCTGTTCTGTGGTACAAGGATTGCTCGGCGATCGCCCCCGATTATTACGTCGATCGCTTGACCGATAATCCGTGGATTCATCAACCTTTCGAGATTTACGAACAGATGAAGCCTGAGGATCTCTTGAAGAAAAATCTGATTCAGAAAGACGAACCCGGTTGA
- a CDS encoding GNAT family N-acetyltransferase, with product MEIRPAIAADLPAIIAIYNTSIPSRTATADTEPITVESRQEWFAKHNPSRPLWVLEAEGAIAAWIGLTSFYGGRPAYNATAEISIYIVPQHQRKGYGSLLVQQMIDHCPSLGITTLLAMYFDHNTASQRLFSSFGFEPMGHLAEIAVLDGRKRGLIIVGKRICETNL from the coding sequence ATGGAAATTCGTCCTGCGATCGCCGCTGATCTACCTGCCATTATTGCCATTTACAACACATCTATTCCCAGCCGCACCGCCACTGCCGACACTGAACCGATTACCGTTGAGAGTCGGCAAGAATGGTTTGCCAAACATAATCCGTCGCGTCCGCTTTGGGTTCTAGAAGCAGAGGGCGCGATCGCCGCTTGGATCGGGCTAACTTCCTTCTATGGCGGACGACCTGCGTACAATGCCACCGCTGAGATCAGCATTTACATTGTGCCTCAACACCAACGCAAAGGCTACGGCTCGCTTTTAGTGCAACAGATGATCGATCATTGCCCTAGCCTGGGAATCACCACGCTTTTAGCGATGTATTTTGATCACAATACTGCCAGCCAGCGCTTATTTTCCTCCTTTGGATTTGAACCCATGGGTCATTTAGCAGAAATTGCTGTTTTAGACGGTAGGAAGCGGGGCTTAATTATTGTGGGTAAGCGAATTTGTGAAACGAATCTGTGA
- a CDS encoding M20/M25/M40 family metallo-hydrolase, which produces MSRQPLPSNLQQTLQVHLGEIIRDRDPFFATAGHFYVQHYIHQQLSQWGTVEIHEFEFRGRSHQNLILNLPGLRQQSPILVGAHYDTVPGSPGADDNATGVAVLLELARAIAANPAPSPVRLVAFDLEEVGVGSKIYAEALRQQGQKLRLMISLEMLGYCDRRPNSQRYPAPFLQRFYPNSGDFIALIGNFKTIPDLIRLSRSMRQSVPCEWLPVDNRGMLLPDTRRSDHAHFWDQGYGAVMVTDTAHLRNPHYHQSSDRLETLDLPFLTGVCQGLIESIRLL; this is translated from the coding sequence TTGAGTCGTCAGCCGTTGCCGTCAAATCTTCAACAAACCCTTCAAGTGCATCTTGGAGAAATTATCCGCGATCGCGATCCTTTTTTTGCTACTGCCGGACATTTCTACGTCCAGCATTATATTCACCAACAGCTTTCTCAATGGGGAACTGTAGAGATCCACGAGTTTGAGTTTCGGGGGCGATCGCACCAAAATCTGATTCTTAATTTACCAGGACTGCGGCAGCAATCCCCGATTTTAGTAGGCGCACACTATGACACGGTTCCCGGTTCGCCAGGAGCAGATGATAATGCAACGGGGGTAGCGGTGTTGCTAGAACTGGCGAGGGCGATCGCCGCTAATCCCGCTCCATCTCCTGTACGGCTCGTGGCTTTTGACCTGGAAGAAGTGGGCGTGGGCAGCAAAATTTATGCAGAAGCACTGCGGCAACAAGGACAAAAACTACGCCTGATGATTTCTTTAGAAATGCTGGGATATTGCGATCGCCGCCCCAATTCTCAGCGCTATCCGGCTCCCTTTCTCCAGCGCTTCTACCCCAACTCTGGCGACTTCATTGCCCTCATTGGTAACTTCAAAACTATTCCAGATCTCATCCGCCTTAGCCGCAGTATGCGTCAATCTGTTCCCTGTGAGTGGCTGCCTGTAGACAACCGAGGAATGTTGCTGCCTGATACCCGACGGAGTGACCATGCCCATTTCTGGGATCAAGGCTATGGCGCAGTCATGGTCACTGATACTGCTCATTTGCGTAACCCTCATTATCACCAGAGCAGCGATCGACTGGAGACGTTAGATCTACCCTTTTTGACAGGAGTTTGTCAGGGGTTAATCGAGAGCATTCGTTTGCTGTGA